One Thermithiobacillus tepidarius DSM 3134 genomic window carries:
- a CDS encoding glycoside hydrolase family 57 protein — protein MPRDKKLKVILCWHMHQPEYRRLSSGDFALPWTYLHALKDYADMAWHLENQPGAKAVFNFVPVLLDQLSDYGRQFDTGTFRDPLLAALALPDLKVLGPAEREHILHSCFRANFEHMVNPFPAYRRLHDFYRMVTEDGKNHLQYLSNQYFADLLVWYHLAWTGESVRRSYEEVARLLAKGSQFTPADRHALLRVLGEVIKGIIPRYRQLAEQGHVELSSTPYYHPILPLLQDLGVARESLDAPLPQAPRYPGGDARAAWHIEAALASHQDYFGRAPVGMWPAEGGVSDATLALLAKHRLRWAATGEGVLANSLRAAGDDPLPARHEYLYHPYRIQAGEQSIVCFFRDDRLSDQIGFEYAKWFGRDAVSHFVGALEDIWRHTRQQDDPVVSIILDGENAWEYYPYNGYYFLSDLYKTLAEHPHLELSTFAEYLAGGPDPAALPSLSHVVAGSWVYGTFSTWIGSPEKNRAWDLLCAAKEAFDHASATGLIGPAELTPALHQLAICEGSDWFWWFGDYNPADTVHDFDALYREDLSNLYRLLKLQPPEALRHAISTGQGHPAAGGTMRRASDS, from the coding sequence ATGCCCCGCGACAAGAAGCTCAAGGTCATCCTTTGCTGGCACATGCACCAGCCCGAATACCGGCGGCTGAGCAGCGGCGATTTCGCCCTGCCCTGGACTTACCTGCACGCGCTGAAGGATTACGCCGACATGGCCTGGCACCTGGAAAACCAACCAGGGGCCAAGGCGGTCTTCAACTTCGTGCCCGTGCTCCTGGACCAGTTGAGCGACTACGGCCGCCAATTCGACACCGGTACCTTCCGCGACCCGCTACTGGCCGCCCTGGCGCTGCCGGACCTGAAGGTGCTCGGGCCGGCGGAGCGGGAGCACATCCTGCACAGCTGCTTTCGTGCCAATTTCGAACACATGGTCAACCCCTTCCCCGCCTATCGGCGCCTGCACGATTTCTACCGGATGGTGACCGAAGACGGCAAGAACCACCTGCAGTACCTGTCCAATCAGTATTTCGCCGACCTGCTGGTCTGGTACCACCTCGCCTGGACCGGCGAGAGCGTGCGCCGCAGCTACGAGGAGGTCGCCCGGCTCCTGGCCAAGGGCAGTCAATTCACCCCCGCTGACCGCCATGCCCTGCTGCGGGTGCTCGGCGAGGTGATCAAGGGCATCATCCCCCGCTATCGCCAGCTGGCCGAGCAGGGGCACGTCGAGCTGTCCAGCACGCCCTACTACCATCCCATCCTGCCCTTGCTGCAGGACCTCGGCGTCGCCCGGGAAAGCCTGGATGCGCCCTTGCCGCAGGCGCCCCGCTACCCCGGCGGCGATGCGCGTGCCGCCTGGCACATCGAGGCGGCCCTGGCCAGCCACCAGGATTATTTCGGCCGGGCGCCGGTGGGCATGTGGCCGGCCGAGGGCGGGGTCTCCGACGCCACCCTGGCGTTGCTGGCCAAGCATCGCCTGCGCTGGGCCGCCACCGGCGAAGGCGTGCTGGCCAACAGCCTGCGCGCGGCGGGAGACGATCCCCTGCCGGCGCGTCACGAGTACCTGTACCACCCGTACCGCATCCAGGCCGGCGAGCAAAGCATCGTCTGCTTCTTCCGGGACGACCGGCTCTCGGACCAGATCGGCTTCGAATACGCCAAATGGTTCGGGCGCGATGCCGTCAGCCATTTCGTCGGCGCGCTGGAGGACATCTGGCGCCACACCCGGCAACAGGACGATCCGGTGGTTTCCATCATCCTCGACGGGGAAAACGCCTGGGAGTACTACCCCTACAACGGCTATTACTTCCTGTCCGACCTGTACAAGACACTCGCCGAGCACCCGCATCTGGAGTTGAGCACCTTCGCCGAGTATTTGGCCGGCGGTCCGGACCCGGCCGCCCTGCCCTCGCTGTCCCATGTGGTCGCGGGAAGCTGGGTCTACGGGACGTTCAGCACCTGGATCGGCTCGCCGGAAAAGAACCGAGCCTGGGATCTCCTGTGCGCCGCCAAGGAGGCCTTCGACCATGCCAGCGCCACCGGCCTGATCGGTCCGGCCGAGCTGACGCCGGCGCTGCACCAGCTCGCCATTTGCGAGGGCTCGGACTGGTTCTGGTGGTTCGGCGATTACAACCCCGCCGACACCGTGCACGACTTCGACGCACTTTACCGGGAAGACCTGTCCAATCTGTATCGCTTGCTGAAGCTGCAGCCGCCTGAGGCGCTGCGGCACGCCATCAGCACCGGCCAGGGGCATCCGGCGGCGGGCGGCACCATGCGGCGCGCTTCGGACAGTTGA
- a CDS encoding HugZ family pyridoxamine 5'-phosphate oxidase yields MNQAKHPGERARQLVRDNFSGALATLSAAMDGWPFGSVAPYVPDHAGEPVFLFSDLAQHSRNLQRDPRASLLVLARGHPRDMQAAGRVTLLGRVHAVEPGAALRDRYLRYFPEAADYFSAHDFRFYRMAVERVRFIGGFGDIHWIDQADYRLDLEAEELARAEAGAVAHMNADHVPAMRGYCRHFHGLEAETPIMLGVDPEGFDLQAGAERLRFAFPAPVTTSQALRQAMVQMARQSGG; encoded by the coding sequence ATGAATCAAGCAAAGCATCCCGGCGAGCGCGCGCGGCAGCTGGTGCGGGACAATTTCAGCGGAGCGCTGGCCACCCTGTCCGCCGCGATGGACGGCTGGCCGTTCGGCTCGGTGGCGCCTTACGTGCCGGACCACGCCGGCGAACCTGTCTTCCTGTTCTCGGACCTCGCCCAGCACAGCCGCAACCTGCAGCGCGATCCGCGCGCCAGCCTGCTCGTGCTGGCGCGCGGCCATCCGCGGGACATGCAGGCGGCCGGACGGGTCACTTTGCTGGGACGCGTGCACGCGGTGGAGCCGGGCGCGGCGTTGCGCGACCGCTACCTGCGCTACTTCCCGGAGGCGGCGGACTACTTTAGCGCCCACGATTTCCGTTTTTATCGCATGGCGGTGGAGCGCGTGCGCTTCATCGGCGGCTTCGGGGACATTCACTGGATCGACCAAGCCGACTATCGGCTGGATCTGGAGGCGGAGGAGCTGGCCCGGGCGGAAGCCGGCGCGGTGGCGCACATGAATGCCGACCACGTGCCCGCCATGCGCGGCTATTGCCGCCATTTTCACGGCCTGGAGGCGGAGACGCCGATCATGCTGGGCGTGGATCCCGAGGGCTTCGATCTGCAGGCGGGCGCGGAGCGGCTGCGCTTCGCTTTTCCTGCGCCGGTCACCACCTCCCAGGCGCTGCGCCAGGCCATGGTGCAGATGGCCCGCCAGAGCGGCGGCTAA
- a CDS encoding ROK family protein, with protein MNKPVLLGIDVGGTNLRLGVYRDQTLLWEARIPAHLAELFGQAASPAAATEALLELLARSIDEALAQEPAIAAVGIGFPGFIDPRSQRLSQSPNMPGLRDLDLVTPLRQHCQRPVRLENDALAAAYGEYVLAGLHPGSLIYVGLGTGVGGGLVVDGHPYPGEHGVAMEIGHIIVEAGGRLCGCGNRGCLEQYASASGVPRTYLERVPGALLPADQIAARAAQGDGAALAAFEQAGEALGQALAHILKVVDVGTVIIGGGLSLSWELFYPSLRRRLEQDLIPALRGRVQIRQSASQDRAGILGAAMLAGRLLAGPDQPASQPSVAREDS; from the coding sequence ATGAACAAACCCGTACTCTTAGGCATCGACGTGGGCGGCACCAATCTCCGCCTGGGTGTTTACCGGGACCAGACGCTGCTCTGGGAAGCCCGCATTCCGGCGCATCTGGCCGAACTCTTCGGCCAGGCGGCCTCGCCGGCGGCGGCCACGGAAGCGCTGCTGGAACTGCTCGCCCGCTCCATCGATGAAGCACTGGCGCAGGAACCCGCCATCGCCGCGGTGGGCATCGGCTTTCCCGGCTTCATCGATCCGCGCAGCCAGCGCCTCAGCCAGTCCCCCAACATGCCCGGCTTGCGGGATCTGGACCTGGTCACCCCGTTGCGTCAGCATTGCCAGCGCCCGGTGCGCCTGGAGAACGACGCCCTGGCCGCCGCTTACGGCGAGTACGTGCTCGCCGGCCTGCATCCGGGGAGCCTGATCTATGTCGGGCTGGGCACGGGCGTGGGTGGCGGGCTGGTCGTGGACGGCCATCCTTATCCGGGGGAGCACGGGGTGGCCATGGAGATCGGCCACATCATCGTGGAGGCGGGCGGCCGCCTCTGCGGCTGCGGCAACCGCGGCTGCCTGGAGCAGTACGCGTCGGCCTCGGGCGTGCCGCGCACCTATCTGGAGCGCGTCCCCGGCGCGCTGCTGCCGGCAGACCAGATTGCCGCCCGGGCGGCGCAGGGCGATGGCGCGGCCCTTGCCGCTTTCGAGCAGGCCGGCGAGGCCTTGGGACAGGCCTTGGCCCACATTCTGAAGGTGGTGGACGTCGGCACGGTGATCATCGGCGGCGGCCTGTCCCTGTCCTGGGAACTCTTCTATCCCAGCCTGCGCCGTCGCCTGGAACAGGACCTCATCCCCGCCCTGCGCGGCCGGGTGCAGATCCGCCAATCCGCCAGCCAGGATCGGGCCGGCATTCTCGGCGCCGCCATGCTGGCGGGCCGGCTGCTGGCCGGCCCGGACCAGCCGGCCAGTCAGCCCAGCGTGGCGAGGGAGGATTCATGA